A window of Candida orthopsilosis Co 90-125, chromosome 8 draft sequence contains these coding sequences:
- a CDS encoding Yox1 homeodomain-containing transcriptional repressor, translating to MIHLQTPKKSTLFPQQSNQPYSSTRDSTLDSSHNASFSSTSNGVGVGAGVGVTTSSSNISGAKFSLPPLSSILSSAKSNHYKDHPLTNITNTTNANSSSLFAQTPCKKLPSIDSFTSTPLATATPYVYQQANTVPHPQPHLHHQTSFQQQYPAQRSASSSLPRPSPTLPPQPQHYHSYITYQPATTTTTASTTVTHSNVSSSTPTPPPSATTSSLMSSRKRSSSIADEDTSLMDTSILELRKSRSKPRVKSVSTSPTTTSLALPTPPTTASSSDRLYAFISHSPATFPSQEPDIDNAPLARRKRRRTSPHELNILNKEFELGSTPNKARRVEIAKVVHMTEKAVQIWFQNKRQALRKQSNVEKEILELPPTDVPIHQQHQQQLQQKSQHTTTSYPVPAQPQEHAPIVSSTPTKPIKSNVSIMIQ from the coding sequence ATGATTCATTTACAAACGCCAAAGAAATCTACATTATTCCCACAACAATCTAACCAACCTTACTCATCTACCAGGGACTCAACATTAGACAGCAGCCACAACGcttcattttcaagtaCATCCAatggtgttggtgttggtgcTGGTGTTGGTGTAACAACCTCAAGTTCCAATATTTCTGGCGCCAAATTTAGTTTACCACCtttatcttcaattttgtcatCAGCAAAGTCAAACCATTACAAAGACCATCCATTGACTAATATCACCAACACAACAAACGCCAACAGTAGCTCATTATTTGCTCAAACCCCATGCAAGAAGTTaccatcaattgattcatttaCTAGTACACCCTTGGCTACAGCTACTCCATATGTTTATCAACAAGCAAACACAGTGCCACACCCACAACCACACCTTCACCATCAAACGTCTTTCCAGCAACAGTACCCGGCTCAAAGGTCTGCGTCTAGTTCACTCCCACGTCCTTCACCAACTCTTccaccacaaccacaacacTATCACTCTTACATAACTTACCAGccagcaacaacaacaacaacagcatcaacaacagtaaCGCACTCAAATGTGTCATCCTCGACACCtacaccaccaccatctgcaacaacatcacTGTTGATGtcatcaagaaaaagatcCAGTTCAAttgctgatgaagataCTTCATTAATGGATACAAGTATTTTAGAACTACGCAAATCTAGATCAAAACCAAGAGTTAAATCAGtttcaacatcaccaacaactaCATCATTGGCATTACCTACACCACCTACCACAGCCAGCTCTTCTGACAGATTGTATGCATTTATTTCTCATTCACCAGCCACTTTCCCATCTCAGGAACCAGATATTGACAATGCACCACTAgcaagaaggaaaagaagaagaacatCACCTCATGAATTAAACATATTAaataaagaatttgaactTGGATCCACTCCAAATAAAGCCAGGCGTGTGGAAATCGCTAAAGTGGTACACATGACAGAAAAAGCAGTGcaaatttggtttcaaaataaacGTCAAGCATTACGGAAACAAAgtaatgttgaaaaagagattTTGGAATTACCACCAACTGATGTACCTatccaccaacaacatcaacaacaactacaacaaaaGAGTCAacatacaacaacaagttaCCCAGTACCAGCGCAACCCCAAGAACATGCACcaattgtttcatcaaCGCCTACGAAACCTATTAAATCAAACGTGTCCATTATGATTCAGTAA
- a CDS encoding Phm5 protein (S. cerevisiae homolog PPN1 has activity, endopolyphosphatase activity, has role in polyphosphate catabolic process and localizes to vacuolar membrane, nucleus) — translation MITSDEKNGYQSHQRPSSSSWRRMSLSLLSLLLLVPIYQYLNTNSLINEAGLKSPQYISIETIELTSSEKDDLRRLGLTPKKPIKIVTSEKGKQIIHGRFLHITDIHPDPYFKEGSSFDEMCHRSKGNAQKYGDAISGCDSPVALMDDTIKWIEKNLRDKIDFIVWTGDNVRHDNDRNYPRTEQNIFEMNEHVSKLMYETFKKNDTPELEIDLIPSLGNNDVYPHNLFSIGPTLQTRELFQIWQRFIPQSQLHTFNRGAYFFKEVIPGQLAILSINTLYLFQSNPLVDNCDKRKQPGYKLFEWLGYVLKELRARNMKVWLTGHVPPNEKNYDLTCLRKYIVWIYEFRDIIVGGLYGHMNLDHFIPLDSVAAYKSIRNSQKKQKPKQLEMFEVFNEEYYDDLETEALGETSFYQTLDEKFDDSFFRVQGGVPSNKVEYMNTVREEVYAKIKGKRKSGDYAERYSISHVGSSIVPTFNPGLRVWEYNITNLAYEMTNIKFEPWDKFFYEVETLIEKQDAYTDDEDEEHSVWSFIKRDKTFPLPKPKGAKLGPAYIPQTYTPERYVQYYADLAGINKGKKEFDYEIEYTTDDKLYNLPVLTVEEWLKYARKLGKPVKENSIDAEKKKRKKKKNDKAKKGKNGKKLEQMWAEYLKNTFVSSNYENSGLG, via the coding sequence ATGATTACATCTGACGAAAAGAATGGTTATCAATCGCATCAACGACCAAGCTCATCTTCGTGGAGGAGAATGAGTCTATCTTTGCTCAGTTTGTTGCTATTGGTACCAATATATCAATACCTAAACACAAATTCCCTCATAAATGAAGCAGGGTTGAAATCGCCACAATATATATCCATCGAAACCATTGAATTAACATCCTCGGAAAAGGATGACTTGAGACGACTCGGACTTACTCCCAAAAAACCAATCAAGATTGTCACTAGTGAAAAGGGAAAACAAATTATTCATGGTAGGTTCCTTCATATAACCGATATTCACCCTGACCCTTATTTCAAAGAAGGCCTgtcatttgatgaaatgtgTCATAGATCCAAAGGTAACGCTCAGAAATATGGCGATGCTATATCAGGCTGTGATTCACCAGTGGCATTAATGGATGACACAATCAAAtggattgaaaaaaatttgagaGACAAGATCGATTTTATTGTATGGACTGGGGATAACGTCCGTCATGATAATGATAGGAATTACCCTAGAACTGAACAAAACATATTTGAAATGAATGAACATGTGAGCAAGTTGATGTACgaaactttcaaaaagaatgataCTCcagaattggaaattgatttgattccAAGTTTAGGTAATAATGACGTATACCCTCACAATCTATTTAGCATTGGACCCACATTACAAACTAGagaattgtttcaaatttggcaaCGCTTCATCCCACAACTGCAATTGCACACATTTAATCGTGGTGCttatttcttcaaagaaGTTATACCAGGACAATTGGCAATATTGTCCATTAATACTCTCTATTTATTCCAACTGAATCCATTGGTGGACAACTGCGACAAGAGAAAGCAACCGGGCTACAAGCTATTTGAATGGTTGGGTTATGTCTTGAAAGAGTTGAGAGCAAGAAATATGAAGGTGTGGTTGACAGGTCATGTACCACCCAATGAAAAGAACTATGACTTGACGTGTTTGAGAAAGTATATTGTGTGGATTTATGAATTTAGAGATATCATTGTGGGTGGGTTGTATGGACATATGAATTTGGACCACTTCATCCCATTGGATAGTGTCGCTGCATACAAATCAATCAGAAAttcacaaaagaaacagaaacccaaacaattggaaatgttTGAGGTGTTTAACGAGGAGTattatgatgatttagAGACGGAAGCATTAGGAGAAACCTCATTTTATCAAACAttggatgaaaaatttgatgattcatTCTTCAGAGTGCAAGGAGGAGTTCCATCAAACAAAGTGGAGTATATGAACACTGTACGCGAAGAGGTGTATGCAAAAATCAAAGGTAAAAGAAAATCTGGCGACTATGCTGAGCGGTATTCTATCTCACATGTCGGTAGTTCAATTGTCCCCACATTCAACCCCGGTTTGCGAGTATGGGAAtacaacatcaccaatcTTGCTTATGAAATGaccaatatcaaattcGAGCCATGGGATAAATTCTTTTACGAAGTTGAAactttgattgaaaaacaagatGCGTAcactgatgatgaagacgaagaGCATAGTGTATGGTCATTCATCAAACGTGATAAGACTTTCCCACTTCCCAAACCTAAAGGTGCCAAATTAGGACCAGCTTATATTCCTCAGACATACACTCCTGAGAGGTACGTGCAATATTATGCCGATTTGGCAGGAATCAACAAAGGCAAAAAGGAATTCGATTATGAAATTGAGTACACCActgatgataaattgtATAATTTGCCAGTGTTGACTGTAGAGGAATGGTTAAAGTATGCAAGAAAATTGGGAAAGCCAGTCAAGGAAAACAGCATCGACGcggaaaagaagaagaggaaaaagaaaaagaatgacAAAGCAAAGAAAGGGAAGAACGGCAAAAAGTTGGAGCAAATGTGGGCCGAATACTTGAAAAACACTTTTGTTAGCTCCAACTATGAAAATAGTGGATTAGGTTAG
- a CDS encoding Rpp0 ribosomal protein encodes MGGIRDKKVQYFAKLRELLEEYKSIFIVGVDNVSSQQMHEIRKALRDDAVVLMGKNTMVRRAIRGFLSELPDYEKLLPFVKGNVGFIFTNADLKTIRDTITSNVVAAPAKAGAVAPADVYIPAGNTGMEPGKTSFFQALGVPTKIARGTIEIVSDVKVVEKDGKVGPSEATLLNMLNISPFTYGLTVVQVYDNGQVFPASILDITDDELIGHFVSAINTIASISLAAGYPTLPSVGHSLINNYKNVLALSIATDYTFEGSEAIKDRLANPEAYAAAAPAAAAAGGDAEPAAEAAAEEEEEQSDDDMGFGLFD; translated from the coding sequence ATGGGTGGTATTAGAGATAAGAAAGTGCAATACTTTGCCAAATTAAGAGAATTATTAGAAGAATACAAGTCAATCTtcattgttggtgttgataaTGTTTCTTCTCAACAAATGCATGAAATCAGAAAAGCCTTGAGAGATGACGCTGTTGTTTTGATGGGTAAGAACACTATGGTTAGAAGAGCCATCAGAGGTTTCCTTTCAGAATTGCCTGATTACGAAAAATTGTTGCCATTTGTTAAAGGTAACGTTGGTTTCATTTTCACCAATGCTGATTTGAAAACCATCAGAGACACCATTACTTCtaatgttgttgctgctcCAGCTAAGGCCGGTGCCGTTGCCCCAGCTGATGTTTACATTCCAGCTGGTAACACTGGTATGGAACCAGGTAAGACTTCATTCTTCCAAGCTTTGGGTGTCCCAACCAAGATTGCCAGAGGTaccattgaaattgtttctgATGTTaaggttgttgaaaaagacgGTAAAGTTGGTCCTTCCGAAGCTACCTTGTTGAACATGTTGAATATCTCTCCATTCACCTACGGTTTAACTGTTGTTCAAGTTTACGACAATGGTCAAGTCTTCCCAGCCTCAATCTTGGATATCAccgatgatgaattgattggtCACTTTGTCAGTGCTATCAACACCATTGCATCCATCTCATTGGCTGCTGGTTACCCAACCTTGCCATCTGTTGGTCACTCATTgatcaacaactacaaGAACGTCTTGGCTTTGTCAATTGCTACTGACTACACTTTCGAAGGTTCAGAAGCTATCAAAGATAGATTGGCTAACCCAGAAGCTTatgctgctgctgctccAGCTGCTGCCGCTGCCGGTGGTGACGCTGAACCAGCTGCTGAAGCCGctgctgaagaagaagaggaacAATCTGATGACGATATGGGATTCGGTTTATTCGATTAA
- a CDS encoding Mrps16 protein (S. cerevisiae homolog MRPS16 is structural constituent of mitochondrial small ribosomal subunit) produces MSNPLMSLAEKTAYKRNLVKIRLARFGRKHQPIFNIVVMKAKKAQQKLPIEVIGTYNPVPTPQPSFDNSTPIKDVSLDFHRAKYWLGMGAEPTPKVAWLLKKAGVLPNFWPKTSKLSQEINAPVVEDVKETQESPVDVVRRRGDKKY; encoded by the coding sequence ATGTCAAACCCACTAATGTCGCTTGCCGAAAAGACTGCCTACAAGAGAAACCTTGTCAAAATAAGGCTTGCAAGATTTGGACGAAaacatcaaccaattttcaacattgttgtCATGAAAGCTAAGAAAGCACAACAGAAATTACCTATTGAGGTTATAGGCACATACAATCCTGTTCCTACACCACAGccatcatttgataataGCACGCCAATCAAAGACGTAAGTTTGGACTTCCACAGAGCCAAGTATTGGTTAGGTATGGGTGCTGAGCCAACGCCTAAAGTTGCATGGTTGCTTAAAAAAGCAGGTGTTTTGCCCAATTTCTGGCCCAAGACGAGTAAATTATCTCAAGAGATCAATGCTCCTGTTGTGGAGGATGTTAAAGAGACTCAGGAACTGCCAGTTGACGTGGTGAGAAGAAGAGGCGATAAgaaatattga
- a CDS encoding Rrp12 protein (S. cerevisiae homolog RRP12 localizes to 90S preribosome, nucleus), whose product MAENNPDGGQSEDVFLLEDKLSKIRSQINSKLDNQKHLAIILSAVEENIDEQKNEKTPVAYFVSFLSLLDQCIQNEQIVDKNLAATTAYFLDIIFPFTPKPLLKQKFNQVLLKLSQPLNVEAEAPLVRSTIGAMESLLLAQDSARWLTKGAISPNRAFMALIELSFDPRPKVRRRAQEAVKNILTNPPPSPSSIHVAAVGASDASLRQLITLLSEYRKQRKSNANKELNSQIIHCLQLITIITSANSWPVKNIESLCDSLLEISKTSDQFLVAAAFEAFEGLFKSMTDVIDVEKFTKVLNIILDLKPSVNDAHLSTSWLTVVAKALESFSILSPFDCIKKLPQVFSAVSEFLGSDSQNIYSSAAHCLTAIISQTIPEKFLLRPNKEYEITSEVYETVDETITFISEFIENELLTIKYQHATGEILKFVSVAIEKLRSRANPDFLNILKVVGNWRTNETDNFPHNKEAEDCIAACVSSMGPEAVLGVLPMNLTNDGNGPGRAWLLPILRENVRCAELEFFKSQILPTVDFFEAKIGASGNKESMNAKIFQTIIDQVWSLLPRFCDLPKDLRSAFDESFATKLSDLMFANVELRTPVCHAWRVLVQSNVAYRNGESSEDLLLQQEIPREEAAKNIEYLSSIASNILTVLFNVFTYTMPESRGFVLETIEAYLQIVPSQELAATFDKVCAMLKSALDEEAQNAKNNDSRPDTSVTMMDLIVAMAKYVPEASHNALFSVFVTTVSLESKPLLQKRSYRIISKLCESEEGKMSIAKYIGEVENKIIEATEITNQAARPARLTAILLILEILPSTDLYFIPSILQEIIIATKDINERSRGLSYQILIKMGQKMNQGGSIENAKVPGFDPNAAPSEASLTEFFTMVSAGLAAQSAHMISATITAIACLVFEFKNQLPTETLFEISSTVELFLTHNSREIAKSAIGFVKVEILSLPEEMVRNNLSELLSKLMKWSHEHKGHFKSKVKHIIERLIRKFGVEEVENAIPEEDKKLVANIKKTRNRAKRKQEISPGLQAAANPSSSTKKFVSAYEEALYDSDVSDEEEVDIYDEDANRAKKNKKSNQFILETGDEPLNLLDRQSLAHISSSKPKKLTRSELKSKTDEFKTKNGKLVFSESGENDDPFANKSSGIDAYLDAVKQAPVRGQKNKLKFKKSKGDDDETWSDDEEETKKSVKKSKVLGKSKISKPTKQRFKAHKKL is encoded by the coding sequence ATGGCTGAGAACAATCCCGATGGGGGACAGAGTGAAGACGTTTTCTTGTTAGAAGATAAGCTATCCAAAATTAGGAGCCAAATCAACTCCAAACTAGACAACCAAAAACATTTAGCGATTATTTTATCAGCAGTTGAGGAGAATATTGACgaacaaaagaatgaaaagaCACCAGTGGCATACTTTGTCTCCTTTTTATCGTTACTCGATCAATGTATCCAAAATGAACAAATAGTTGATAAGAACTTGGCTGCCACTACTGCCTATTTTCTCGATATTATATTCCCGTTCACCCCTAAACcattattgaaacaaaagtttaatCAGGTGTTATTAAAGTTGTCACAACCATTGAATGTTGAAGCCGAGGCTCCGCTTGTGAGGTCGACTATTGGGGCTATGGAAAGCTTGCTTTTAGCTCAAGATAGTGCTCGTTGGTTAACGAAAGGCGCTATTTCTCCAAATAGAGCATTTATGGCGTTGATTGAATTGTCATTTGATCCTAGGCCCAAGGTAAGAAGAAGAGCACAGGAGGCAGTGAAGAATATTTTAACAAACCCACCACCAAGTCCAAGTTCTATCCATGTGGCTGCTGTGGGAGCCTCCGATGCATCATTGAGGCAACTTATCACACTTTTGTCAGAATACAGAAAACAGAGAAAGAGTAATGCCAACAAAGAGCTCAATTCACAAATCATTCATTGCTTGCAACTTATAACGATAATAACTTCAGCTAACTCCTGGCCAGTAAAGAATATTGAAAGTTTATGTGATTCGCTTTTGGAAATCTCGAAAACTTCAGATCAATTCTTGGTTGCAGCAGCATTCGAAGCATTTGAAGGACTTTTCAAGTCCATGACTGATGTGATTGacgttgaaaaattcaccAAGGTATTAAATATTATATTAGATCTCAAACCAAGTGTCAATGATGCGCATTTGAGTACTTCGTGGTTGACTGTGGTAGCAAAGGCTTTAGAGAGCTTCAGCATTTTATCACCATTTGATTGTATAAAGAAGTTACCTCAAGTTTTTTCTGCAGTTAGTGAATTTTTGGGTTCTGACTCCCAAAATATTTACTCTAGCGCAGCACATTGTTTGACAGCAATCATATCACAAACTATACCAGAAAAGTTTCTTTTGCGACCAAATAAAGAATACGAAATTACTCTGGAAGTTTATGAAACTGTTGACGAAACCATCACTTTCATTTCCgagtttattgaaaatgagtTGTTGACGATAAAGTATCAACATGCCACTGgtgaaatattgaaatttgtttcCGTCGCTATTGAGAAACTCCGCTCAAGAGCAAACCCAGACTTTttaaacattttgaaagttgTTGGTAATTGGAGAACAAATGAGACTGATAATTTCCCTCATAATAAGGAAGCCGAGGATTGCATTGCTGCGTGTGTATCATCCATGGGACCAGAAGCTGTTTTAGGTGTTTTGCCAATGAATTTGACCAATGATGGAAATGGACCTGGTAGAGCTTGGTTGTTGCCTATTCTTAGAGAAAATGTCCGTTGTGCAGAGTTGGAGTTTTTCAAGAGTCAAATTTTACCAACTGTCGATTTCTTCGAAGCCAAGATTGGAGCTTCTGGTAACAAAGAGTCAATGAATGctaaaatttttcaaacaattattgatcaagtttGGTCTTTGTTACCCCGTTTCTGTGACTTACCAAAAGATCTTAGGTCAGCGTTTGATGAGAGTTTTGCTACAAAGTTGTCCGATTTGATGTTTGccaatgttgaattgagAACTCCGGTTTGCCATGCTTGGAGAGTGCTTGTGCAATCTAACGTAGCTTACCGCAATGGGGAATCAAGCGAAGATTTGTTAttgcaacaagaaattCCTAGAGAAGAGGCAGCCAAGAATATTGAATATTTGAGctcaattgcatcaaacATATTGactgttttgtttaatgtATTTACCTATACCATGCCGGAATCAAGaggttttgttttggaaactATTGAAGCCTATTTGCAAATCGTACCATCTCAAGAACTCGCGGCaacttttgataaagtgTGTGCTATGTTAAAGAGCGCATTGGATGAAGAGGCtcaaaatgcaaaaaaCAACGACTCCAGGCCGGATACTAGTGTAACCATGAtggatttgattgttgCCATGGCCAAGTATGTGCCAGAAGCATCACATAATGCCCTTTTCTCCGTATTCGTCACTACAGTATCCTTAGAATCAAAGCCCTTGCTACAGAAAAGATCTTATAGgataatttcaaaattgtgCGAGTCTGAAGAAGGTAAGATGTCAATCGCAAAATACATTGGGgaagttgaaaacaagATAATCGAAGCAACGGAAATCACTAATCAAGCGGCAAGACCAGCAAGATTGACTGCAATTTTATTAATATTGGAGATACTTCCATCTACAGATTTATACTTTattccatcaattttgcaGGAAATCATCATTGCTACGAAGGACATCAATGAAAGATCAAGAGGTTTGTCTTACCAaatattgatcaagatgGGACAGAAAATGAACCAAGGTGGATCGattgaaaatgcaaaagTACCTGgttttgatccaaatgcAGCACCTAGTGAGGCTTCTTTGACtgaatttttcaccatGGTAAGTGCTGGTTTGGCAGCACAAAGTGCCCACATGATTTCTGCGACAATTACTGCCATCGCATGTTTAGTATTTGAGTTTAAAAATCAATTGCCGACAGAGACCCTTTTCGAGATTTCTTCGACtgttgaattgtttttgacaCATAATTCAAGGGAAATAGCTAAATCTGCTATTGGGTTCGTCAAAGTGGAAATTTTGTCATTGCCTGAGGAGATGGtgagaaacaatttgaGTGAACTTTTGAGtaagttgatgaaatggtCACATGAGCATAAAGgacatttcaaaagtaaagTCAAGCACATTATAGAAAGACTTATTAGAAAATTTGGGGtagaagaagttgaaaatgcaATACCTGAGGAAGACAAGAAGTTGGTTgccaatatcaaaaagaCTAGAAACAGAGCCAAGAGAAAGCAAGAGATTAGTCCTGGATTGCAAGCTGCCGCCAACCCATCTTCTAGTACCAAGAAATTTGTTTCGGCCTACGAGGAGGCACTCTATGATTCTGATGTGTcagacgaagaagaagttgacaTATACGATGAGGACGCCAATAGGGCCAAAAAGAATAAGAAATCTAACCAGTTCATCTTGGAAACAGGCGATGAACCACTTAACTTGTTGGACCGTCAATCTTTGGCACATATCTCCTCATCCAAGCCAAAGAAACTCACTAGATCAGAGCTCAAATCAAAGACTGATGAATTCAAGACAAAGAATGGTAAATTAGTGTTTAGTGAAAGTGGTGAAAATGACGATCCATTTGCCAACAAAAGCTCCGGTATCGACGCATATTTGGATGCTGTCAAGCAAGCTCCAGTACGGGGtcaaaagaacaaattgaaattcaaaaagtcCAAgggtgatgatgacgagACTTGgtcagatgatgaagaagaaactaAGAAGTCAGtgaaaaaatcaaaggTTCTTGGAAAgtcaaagatttcaaaacCTACTAAGCAGAGATTTAAAGCTCACAAGAAGCTTTGA